The Streptomyces luteogriseus genome includes a window with the following:
- a CDS encoding Fur family transcriptional regulator yields MTTAGPSVKGRATKQRAAVAAALQEVDEFRSAQELHDMLKHKGDSVGLTTVYRTLQSLADAGEVDVLRTADGESVYRRCSTDDHHHHLVCRGCGKAVEVEGPAVEKWAESIAAEHGYVNVAHTVEIFGTCADCAGASGG; encoded by the coding sequence GTGACGACCGCTGGACCGTCCGTGAAGGGCCGCGCCACCAAGCAGCGGGCCGCTGTGGCGGCGGCCCTGCAGGAGGTCGACGAGTTCCGCAGCGCGCAGGAACTGCACGACATGCTCAAGCACAAGGGCGACTCGGTCGGGCTCACCACGGTCTACCGCACCCTGCAGTCCCTCGCCGACGCCGGTGAGGTCGACGTCCTGCGCACGGCCGACGGCGAGTCGGTCTACCGGCGTTGTTCCACCGACGACCATCACCACCACCTCGTGTGCCGCGGGTGCGGCAAGGCCGTCGAGGTCGAGGGGCCGGCCGTGGAGAAGTGGGCCGAGTCCATCGCCGCGGAGCACGGCTATGTGAATGTGGCTCATACGGTGGAGATCTTCGGCACGTGCGCCGACTGTGCGGGGGCCTCCGGCGGTTGA
- a CDS encoding isoprenyl transferase, whose amino-acid sequence MAVRGILGRQRREYRTPEPHPSGARPPKIPGEFVPQHVAIVMDGNGRWAKDRGLPRTEGHKVGAERVLDVLQGAVEMGVGAISLYAFSTENWKRSPDEVRFLMNFNRDFIRKTRDQLDELGIRVRWVGRMPKLWRSVAKELQIAQEQTKDNDRLTLYFCMNYGGRAEIADAAKAMAEDVKAGRLDPSKVSEKTFAKYMYYPDMPDVDLFLRPSGEQRTSNYLIWQSAYAEMVFQDVLWPDFDRRDLWRACLEFASRDRRFGGAVPNEELLAMEGEQQ is encoded by the coding sequence ATGGCCGTACGCGGGATCCTGGGGCGCCAGCGCCGGGAGTACAGGACGCCGGAGCCGCACCCGTCCGGCGCGCGGCCCCCGAAGATCCCCGGGGAGTTCGTACCGCAGCATGTGGCGATCGTCATGGACGGCAACGGCCGCTGGGCCAAGGACCGCGGACTGCCGCGCACCGAAGGGCACAAGGTCGGTGCCGAGCGCGTGCTGGACGTGCTCCAGGGGGCCGTCGAGATGGGCGTCGGCGCCATCTCCCTGTACGCCTTCTCCACCGAGAACTGGAAGCGCTCGCCCGACGAGGTGCGCTTCCTGATGAACTTCAACCGGGACTTCATCCGCAAGACCCGCGACCAGCTCGACGAGCTGGGCATCCGGGTGCGCTGGGTCGGTCGTATGCCCAAGCTGTGGCGCTCGGTCGCCAAGGAGCTCCAGATCGCCCAGGAGCAGACCAAGGACAACGACCGGCTGACCCTGTACTTCTGCATGAACTACGGCGGCCGGGCGGAGATCGCCGACGCGGCCAAGGCCATGGCGGAGGACGTGAAGGCCGGGAGGCTCGACCCCTCCAAGGTCAGCGAGAAGACCTTCGCCAAGTACATGTACTACCCGGACATGCCGGACGTGGACCTGTTCCTGCGGCCCAGCGGCGAGCAGCGCACCTCCAACTACCTGATCTGGCAGAGCGCCTACGCCGAGATGGTCTTCCAGGACGTGCTGTGGCCGGACTTCGACCGGCGTGACCTGTGGCGGGCCTGCCTGGAGTTCGCCTCGCGGGACCGGCGCTTCGGCGGGGCCGTCCCGAACGAGGAGCTGCTGGCCATGGAGGGCGAGCAGCAGTAA
- a CDS encoding GNAT family N-acetyltransferase, which translates to MAELRAVVMRPDLERLGRYDEHRVRQRLRDGFSPRHTSIIESAGTFAGSIALRPSEDCLWLEHFYLTPALQGRGLGSAVLGTMLHGTDTSGDLVRLNVLRGSPARRLYERQGFTVETQDAVDVFMLRRPRAGRRGEGTMSYT; encoded by the coding sequence ATGGCGGAACTTCGGGCCGTGGTGATGCGCCCGGACCTGGAGCGGCTGGGCCGCTACGACGAGCACCGGGTCAGACAGCGCCTGCGGGACGGCTTCTCCCCGCGGCACACGTCGATCATCGAGTCGGCCGGCACCTTCGCGGGCAGTATCGCCCTGCGCCCGTCCGAGGACTGCCTCTGGCTGGAGCACTTCTACCTCACCCCGGCGCTCCAGGGCCGGGGCCTGGGGTCGGCGGTCCTCGGGACGATGCTGCACGGGACGGACACCTCCGGCGACCTGGTCCGGCTGAACGTCCTCCGGGGCAGCCCGGCCCGCCGGCTCTACGAGCGCCAGGGGTTCACGGTGGAGACGCAGGACGCGGTCGATGTGTTCATGCTGCGGCGACCACGCGCCGGGCGGAGGGGCGAAGGCACCATGAGCTACACCTGA
- a CDS encoding MFS transporter, which yields MGSTAVGAPRRTTKQTGVFVAASLALLCIQLDFFALNLAIPGISDELDTTVSAAQWTLSAYMLAVGCLFIVGGRLGDLLGRRPVLLAGTGLFAAASVGCALAPSLGVLVVARIVQGAGAALIFPVSVSVITNAFPEEARARALGAMFGIANVGTALGPFVGGGFTDGPGWRWIFWLLAPLSALSLLIALRCVPDSRDESAPRRIDLPGCVAVATSLGALTLAVERGSAWGWDHARTLALFGVAVVAGGLFVLRERTCRHPLVDFRLFRNLRFSLVTVMGSVANMGYAVTVFLATLQLQQVRGLSAILSGTVFLAPAVMVACSGPIGAWLSGRMRATSVMALAGAIAGTGMIGLSFARSWWVYLPVFTWCALGLGLGWTFASVATQQVVSPARAGEASGVVLTALVTLGAIGLAAVAAAITSLTPETGPEAAYDLILRVGGAVILASTALSLLVRRGLSARLT from the coding sequence ATGGGTTCCACCGCCGTCGGCGCACCCCGGCGGACCACGAAACAGACCGGGGTCTTCGTCGCGGCCTCGCTGGCCCTGCTCTGCATCCAGCTGGACTTCTTCGCGCTCAACCTGGCCATCCCCGGGATCTCCGACGAGCTGGACACGACCGTCTCCGCGGCCCAGTGGACGCTGTCCGCGTACATGCTCGCCGTCGGCTGCCTGTTCATCGTCGGGGGGCGGCTGGGTGATCTCCTCGGCCGGCGGCCGGTCCTGCTGGCCGGGACCGGGCTGTTCGCCGCCGCCTCCGTCGGCTGCGCCCTCGCGCCGAGCCTCGGGGTGCTCGTCGTGGCCCGGATCGTGCAGGGCGCGGGCGCGGCGCTGATCTTCCCCGTGTCGGTCTCCGTGATCACCAACGCCTTTCCCGAGGAGGCCCGGGCCCGGGCGCTCGGGGCGATGTTCGGCATCGCCAACGTCGGCACCGCCCTCGGACCGTTCGTCGGCGGCGGCTTCACCGACGGGCCGGGCTGGCGGTGGATCTTCTGGCTGCTGGCCCCGCTCAGCGCCCTCTCCCTGCTGATCGCCCTGCGCTGCGTCCCCGACTCGCGGGACGAGAGCGCCCCGCGCCGGATCGACCTGCCGGGCTGTGTGGCCGTGGCGACGAGCCTGGGCGCGCTGACCCTGGCCGTGGAGCGGGGGAGCGCCTGGGGGTGGGACCACGCCCGCACGCTCGCCCTGTTCGGGGTCGCCGTGGTGGCCGGCGGGCTCTTCGTCCTGCGGGAGCGGACCTGCCGGCATCCGCTGGTCGACTTCCGGCTGTTCCGCAACCTCCGCTTCAGCCTCGTCACCGTGATGGGGTCGGTCGCCAACATGGGCTACGCCGTCACCGTGTTCCTCGCCACGCTCCAGTTGCAGCAGGTGCGGGGCCTGTCGGCGATCCTGTCCGGCACGGTCTTCCTCGCTCCGGCCGTGATGGTGGCCTGCTCGGGGCCCATCGGCGCCTGGCTGTCCGGCCGGATGCGCGCCACCAGCGTCATGGCACTGGCCGGGGCCATCGCGGGCACCGGCATGATCGGGCTGAGCTTCGCCCGGTCCTGGTGGGTCTACCTGCCCGTCTTCACCTGGTGCGCGCTCGGGCTGGGCCTCGGCTGGACCTTCGCCAGTGTCGCCACCCAGCAGGTCGTCTCGCCCGCCCGCGCCGGAGAGGCCTCGGGCGTCGTCCTCACCGCCCTGGTCACGCTCGGCGCCATCGGCCTGGCGGCCGTGGCGGCGGCCATCACCTCGCTCACCCCCGAGACCGGCCCGGAGGCCGCCTACGACCTCATCCTGCGCGTGGGCGGCGCCGTGATCCTGGCCTCCACCGCCCTGTCCCTGCTCGTCCGCCGCGGGCTGAGCGCCCGGCTTACGTAG
- a CDS encoding alpha/beta hydrolase: MKRITKCVALVAAAGAVLGFAGPGGASATGPDLLDWADCSGPGLDPRQQCATLDVPMDYSDPDSPEIRIAVSRIPSEKPSARRGALLLIPGGPGGDSLADPSGKGQKLPQSVRNAYDLVGFAPRGMAPSTAVDCALDPADLGVTKLLPWPAPDGSVDENMATARRTAGACARKGGELIRHISTANEARDLDRLRAALGEDKISAWGVSYGTYVGAVYSQLFPHRTDRIVLDSNDDPDHTRVTRNWLAAFEVGVEDNFPEFATWASRPGNPYRVARTPAEVRSGFLRLAARLDRDPLPWPGANPPRLDGNALRQTMLSSLYDPDDYPALAKTIRAVREGTAPPVPETPPESVLQNVTAVGVGTICNDVDWPDSAAAYQKDVAESRAAYPLTAGMPRGPMVCAAWPYAPREPAVRITDRGPSNLLLVQNRRDVATPLAGARKLRRALGDRAVMVTVNSTGHDAYLANGNACGDRAVSRFLATGVRPARDLYCD, translated from the coding sequence ATGAAGCGGATCACGAAATGCGTGGCGCTGGTCGCCGCCGCCGGTGCGGTGCTCGGGTTTGCCGGGCCCGGTGGGGCGTCCGCCACCGGGCCCGACCTCCTCGACTGGGCCGACTGCAGCGGCCCTGGTCTCGACCCCAGACAGCAGTGCGCCACCCTCGACGTCCCCATGGACTACTCCGACCCGGACAGCCCGGAGATCCGGATCGCCGTCTCCCGTATCCCCAGTGAGAAACCGTCCGCCCGGCGCGGCGCCCTGCTGCTCATCCCGGGCGGCCCCGGCGGGGACAGTCTCGCCGACCCCTCCGGCAAGGGGCAGAAGCTGCCGCAGAGCGTGCGGAACGCCTACGACCTCGTCGGGTTCGCGCCGCGCGGGATGGCCCCGTCCACCGCCGTCGACTGCGCACTCGACCCCGCCGACCTCGGCGTGACCAAGCTCCTGCCCTGGCCGGCCCCGGACGGTTCCGTCGACGAGAACATGGCCACCGCCCGGCGTACGGCCGGAGCCTGTGCCCGTAAGGGCGGTGAGCTGATCCGGCACATCAGCACCGCCAACGAGGCCCGCGACCTGGACCGTCTGCGGGCCGCCCTCGGCGAGGACAAGATCTCCGCGTGGGGCGTCTCGTACGGCACCTATGTCGGCGCCGTCTACAGCCAGTTGTTCCCGCACCGCACCGACCGCATCGTGCTGGACAGCAACGACGACCCCGACCACACCCGCGTGACCCGCAACTGGCTCGCCGCCTTCGAGGTCGGTGTCGAGGACAACTTCCCCGAGTTCGCCACGTGGGCCTCCCGGCCCGGCAATCCGTACCGGGTCGCCCGTACGCCCGCCGAGGTACGGTCCGGCTTCCTGCGGCTCGCCGCCCGGCTGGACCGCGACCCGCTCCCCTGGCCCGGCGCCAACCCCCCGCGACTGGACGGCAACGCGCTGCGTCAGACCATGCTGTCCAGCCTCTACGACCCCGACGACTACCCGGCCCTGGCCAAGACCATCCGGGCCGTCCGCGAGGGCACCGCGCCGCCCGTGCCCGAGACTCCGCCCGAGTCGGTCCTGCAGAACGTCACCGCGGTCGGTGTCGGCACCATCTGCAACGACGTCGACTGGCCCGACTCGGCCGCCGCCTACCAGAAGGACGTCGCCGAGAGCCGGGCCGCGTACCCGCTGACCGCGGGCATGCCGCGCGGGCCGATGGTGTGCGCGGCCTGGCCGTACGCGCCGAGGGAGCCGGCCGTGCGGATCACCGACCGCGGCCCCTCCAACCTCCTGCTCGTGCAGAACCGGCGAGACGTCGCCACCCCGCTCGCCGGAGCCCGGAAGCTGCGCCGGGCCCTCGGCGACCGGGCCGTCATGGTCACCGTGAACTCCACCGGCCACGACGCCTATCTGGCCAACGGCAACGCCTGTGGCGACCGGGCCGTCTCCCGTTTCCTGGCCACCGGCGTACGGCCCGCCCGCGACCTCTACTGCGACTGA
- a CDS encoding abortive phage infection protein codes for MAETKGSGQTKGISRAQFLAGAAAVGAAGVAGPAGQARAAQARHGRGLRRRGVVYTVGAGETPGTAWSARRMRHDIRAIRDDLHADTVDVTGDGVERLTTTAAEAAERGLHVWLQPTLGDAPQRDILEHIAETGRFAERLRRQGASVDFSVGCEFWLFVPGILPGETVLERIENLRNGTVDWPRMRRRLADFTVRAAKVGRSVFRGNLSYAAAQSIDAPDWNLFDIVGIDYYAHFDRPSDHVRELRPYLKWGKPLAITEFGTCAYVGAPETDGMGWDIVDYDKEPPEIKGNPVRSERVQADYVGGLLDVFASMGLYAAMAFEFISADAPHRPDAPRLDLDMASYALTKVIRDRPDDPASGWHWEPKEAFRAVARRYGAAGHRTSQSQ; via the coding sequence ATGGCAGAGACCAAGGGAAGCGGGCAGACGAAGGGGATCAGCCGGGCGCAGTTCCTGGCCGGGGCCGCGGCGGTGGGAGCCGCCGGGGTGGCGGGACCGGCGGGGCAGGCCCGGGCGGCACAGGCCCGGCACGGACGGGGACTGCGCCGGCGGGGCGTCGTCTACACCGTCGGGGCGGGGGAGACTCCGGGGACCGCGTGGAGTGCCCGGCGGATGCGGCACGACATCCGGGCCATCCGGGACGACCTGCACGCCGACACCGTCGACGTCACGGGCGACGGCGTCGAACGCCTCACGACGACCGCCGCCGAGGCGGCGGAGCGAGGGCTGCACGTCTGGCTGCAGCCGACCCTCGGGGACGCCCCGCAGCGGGACATCCTGGAGCACATCGCCGAGACCGGCCGGTTCGCGGAGCGGCTGCGGAGGCAGGGCGCGAGTGTCGACTTCAGCGTCGGCTGCGAGTTCTGGCTCTTCGTCCCCGGCATCCTGCCGGGCGAGACGGTGCTGGAGCGCATCGAGAACCTCCGGAACGGCACGGTCGACTGGCCGCGGATGCGGCGGCGCCTCGCCGATTTCACGGTCCGGGCGGCGAAGGTCGGCCGCTCGGTCTTCCGGGGGAACCTCAGCTATGCGGCGGCCCAGAGCATCGACGCCCCGGACTGGAACCTCTTCGACATCGTCGGCATCGACTACTACGCGCACTTCGACAGGCCCTCCGACCACGTCCGCGAGCTGCGGCCGTACCTGAAGTGGGGCAAGCCGCTCGCCATCACCGAGTTCGGCACGTGCGCGTACGTCGGTGCGCCCGAGACCGACGGCATGGGCTGGGACATCGTCGACTACGACAAGGAGCCGCCGGAGATCAAGGGGAACCCGGTCCGCAGCGAGCGCGTCCAGGCCGACTACGTGGGCGGGTTGCTGGACGTCTTCGCGTCGATGGGCCTGTACGCGGCGATGGCCTTCGAGTTCATCAGCGCCGACGCCCCGCACCGCCCGGACGCACCCCGCCTCGACCTCGACATGGCGTCGTACGCCCTCACCAAGGTGATCAGGGACCGCCCGGACGACCCCGCCTCCGGCTGGCACTGGGAGCCGAAGGAGGCGTTCCGCGCGGTGGCCCGCCGATACGGGGCGGCGGGCCACCGCACCTCTCAGTCGCAGTAG
- a CDS encoding metal ABC transporter permease encodes MDFLDYAFMQRALLAAVLVGITAPAVGIYLVQRRQALMGDGIGHVAMTGVGLGFLLTWSPVWMATLVSVLGAVLMELIRWYGKTRGDIALAMLFYGGMAGGVMFINLAPTGSNANLTSYLFGSLSTVSDSDVTAICVLAAFVVLVTLGLRRQLFAVSQDEEFARVTGLPVRVLNLLTAVTAAVTVTVAMRVVGLLLVSALMVVPVAAAQQISRSFAATFAIAVAIGVSVTIGGTVTSYYQDVPPGATIVLLTIGAFIVLTALAVPLARRRARAAAASDGTADPAECAIPGSRASADEVGV; translated from the coding sequence ATGGACTTCCTCGACTACGCCTTCATGCAGCGGGCGCTGCTCGCCGCCGTCCTGGTCGGCATCACCGCCCCCGCGGTCGGCATCTACCTGGTCCAGCGCCGCCAGGCCCTGATGGGCGACGGCATCGGCCACGTCGCGATGACCGGCGTCGGCCTCGGCTTCCTGCTGACCTGGTCCCCGGTGTGGATGGCGACCCTCGTCTCCGTCCTCGGCGCGGTCCTCATGGAACTGATCCGCTGGTACGGCAAGACCCGCGGCGACATCGCCCTCGCGATGCTGTTCTACGGCGGCATGGCCGGCGGTGTGATGTTCATCAACCTCGCGCCGACGGGCTCCAACGCCAACCTGACGTCGTACCTGTTCGGCTCCCTGTCGACGGTGTCCGACTCGGACGTCACCGCGATCTGCGTCCTGGCCGCCTTCGTCGTACTGGTCACCCTCGGCCTGCGGCGGCAACTGTTCGCGGTCAGCCAGGACGAGGAGTTCGCCCGCGTGACGGGCCTGCCGGTGCGCGTGCTGAACCTGTTGACGGCCGTCACCGCGGCCGTCACGGTGACGGTGGCGATGCGGGTGGTCGGGCTGCTGCTGGTCAGCGCGCTGATGGTGGTGCCCGTGGCGGCCGCCCAGCAGATCTCCCGCAGCTTCGCCGCCACTTTCGCGATCGCCGTCGCCATCGGCGTCAGCGTGACGATCGGCGGCACCGTCACCTCGTACTACCAGGACGTGCCGCCCGGCGCGACGATCGTGCTGCTGACCATCGGCGCGTTCATCGTGCTGACGGCGCTCGCGGTCCCGCTGGCCCGCCGCCGCGCCCGCGCGGCGGCGGCCTCGGACGGCACGGCCGACCCCGCAGAGTGCGCGATCCCGGGCAGCCGGGCGTCGGCCGACGAAGTCGGCGTCTGA
- the recO gene encoding DNA repair protein RecO — MSLFRDDGIVLRTQKLGEADRIITLLTRGHGRVRAVARGVRRTKSKFGARLEPFSHVDVQFFAKGSELIGRGLPLCTQSETIAPYGGGIVTDYARYTAGTVMLETAERFTDHEGEPAVQQYLLLVGGLRTLARGEHAPHLVLDAFLLRSLAVNGYAPSFTDCAKCGMPGPNRFFSVASGGSVCVDCRVPGSVVPSPQALELLGALLTGDWETADACEARYVREGSGLVSAYLHWHMERGLRSLRYVEK, encoded by the coding sequence ATGAGTCTGTTCCGCGACGACGGCATCGTGCTGCGCACCCAGAAGCTGGGTGAGGCGGACCGGATCATCACGCTGCTCACGCGCGGTCACGGACGGGTACGCGCGGTGGCCCGGGGCGTGCGCCGGACGAAGTCGAAGTTCGGTGCGCGTCTCGAGCCGTTCTCCCATGTCGACGTGCAGTTCTTCGCCAAGGGGAGCGAGCTGATCGGGCGGGGGCTGCCGCTGTGCACCCAGAGCGAGACCATCGCGCCGTACGGCGGCGGGATCGTCACCGACTACGCCCGGTACACGGCCGGGACCGTCATGCTGGAGACCGCCGAGCGGTTCACCGACCATGAGGGGGAGCCGGCCGTGCAGCAGTACCTGCTGCTGGTCGGCGGGCTGCGGACCCTCGCCCGGGGCGAGCACGCACCGCACCTCGTGCTCGACGCGTTCCTGCTCCGCTCCCTCGCCGTCAACGGGTACGCCCCGAGCTTCACCGACTGCGCGAAGTGCGGGATGCCCGGGCCCAACCGGTTCTTCTCGGTCGCCTCGGGCGGATCCGTCTGCGTGGACTGCCGCGTGCCCGGCAGCGTCGTACCCTCGCCCCAGGCCCTGGAACTCCTCGGCGCCCTGCTTACGGGAGACTGGGAGACCGCGGACGCGTGCGAGGCGCGCTACGTCCGGGAGGGCAGCGGGCTGGTGTCCGCGTATCTGCACTGGCACATGGAGCGCGGACTGCGCTCCCTGCGCTACGTCGAGAAGTAG